From the Hordeum vulgare subsp. vulgare chromosome 1H, MorexV3_pseudomolecules_assembly, whole genome shotgun sequence genome, the window GGTTCCCCccacccccacgagagcccccaccccccacgcgctctctctctctctctctcgtaaccCTCTCCCATGCCAGACCCCCCTGGTTCGCCCCCTCTCCATCCCCACGACCCCTCCCACCTCGgctcccctccctggccggcggcctctcctcctcccgccggcagcccccctcacggcctccccTGCCTCCCTGTCCGGCGAGACCCCTCCCTGGCCGAcgcgccacctcctcccgccggcagccccctcacgcccctcctccttcccgcggcgagccccgacCCCCCTCGGTCCTTCTTCCCGTGGCGAGCCccggcccccgtcggccttctcccgctcggtccgggagggaccgggcagggagacgtcatcacctcgccggatccggccggctccccctcgccggcacgtcaccaccatcatcaccgtccccttcaccaccggaaccacgccgtctcctcgccccttcccgcgaactccggcttcaccggcccgtctcgtcaccgtcggtgagcccctcctcgggctcctcccaccatgtcgatctcctcaccgccccggttccgttccggcaaacggggcctcgatccgtcgacggtagactccggtaggaaggattgaatatTTGGCTCCTCTAGGTTGAGTTGGAGCACAAAGAGTTCTGTGTCTttgtgttaacagagagggagatgagagttttgagagaaaataaaaaaaaaatgatgtattagatgcgtatgtatgtatgtatgtatgtatgtatgagatgtgatgtatgtatttgcgtatatggatatttagaggaatacggtatttgcacggttaggtatctaataaaaaagatgagtaaatggccttaggccacttaccggtggggccaacgcacccgatgtctatgacagggaggccccacgcgataattaaaaataataattaaaaataatgtttttattaaatgaataaataaatagatataataattaattaatgagttaatgaattagttaaatagatatattagttaaattaattaattagaataattagagtatgacacgtgggtcccccactaaattaatctgattaattaataattaatcttaaataaaacttgtgcctatgacgttcgggacccgctggtcagttgacgagtcaaatgttgatgtcagcatgacatcgcgatgatgtcataataggattttattaaatcatttaaatctgtttttaattcctaaataattaataaatttttgaaaattaatattaaataatccgtaagtcagatcaaaataatttcaacatgaaagttgatcagcaaaacgagacgaacccggatacacggtccgttcgtctgtcacgcgtccctagcatagcaaacatggaacttttctatcgtttccagtataaccggtagtagcccgagacccggaaaatatcgtcagatattcttccgacccgtctatgacggatgttgctgcgttagttcatgtctagccttcatcttgccatgtcatgctttgtgttgcatcggtgctattatttattgtttcttccccctcttcttaccggtagaccccgagactgacgctgctgccgggtacatctacgaccctgccgatcagtcctttgccgcagagcagcaaggcaagcaaactccccttgatcattcctatatcgcctatgtctttcttcctactgcttccattagtattttgctactgttgtagttagctcctatatctgatgcatagcctgttttttgatgaactgctactttcagttctgtactttaaatatgcttagtataggtggagcagtcatcccctctgaccccgtagttcagttgccccgcttgttttcaaatctcgatctttgatcgacgagccagacccgacacagcacattcacccccttcgttgtacgatgctacagagatactatcgggtaccgagggtgacacctcgctaagtactcctgaggatatctctgtagtatagctagtcggtcgtggttatcgagggtgattcctctttcaccattcccgatgacgcctctgtcgtgcaaccccgcgagtgtgggacccccgagggtgattcctctaagcccaccttgacgggtacatcgttcggaatccaacgagggtgatacctcggatcccccccgatgttacgaccacacagttactcgaccatgttactgggatcattggtgattagttgtaagacgggtggattcccgtgagactgtgttgttggcctaattaaaatgctaatggatttggtatctgatctgggttggtcggagaccttttcgcactaaccggctacgcgggaagaattatgggtactcggcatcgcggtatcagccgaagcttttcagatgccagcaatgtagcggcgcgcgcccgagtggtcccgagatgcatcgcgcttgtgattaagggatgctaggactgacgtcggccgcccacgccacgtgcaggagcgtgaaggggaactgggcccacgaaccctttgtgcttaggatttagaccggcgggctggcctctctgattactcttaggtggggctgcgacgtgtcggtattccgaggccgggcaggacccagaaaagtatgtccggccagagtgttatcgagcgtgacgggacatgtggtgcacccctgcagggatgaaaattaactattcggatagccgtgtccacggttacaggacgacttggagttgtgccccgatcttatacaactacaattgttacttaactggaattagtttgcctcgggattgcttcctcgcagggagtcgagggaggatctttaggcgtgacctcactttaatattgctgcaacaatatgactattaatgtgttccccctgttctactctcgtctattgctgcaagaccctgaagatgctagtcttcgataggactaggccttctctctctattctcgcattgctgcagtcagtccacatataacccccttctttgatactgatgcataattagaatagttctgatgtaagacttgcgagtactttggatgagtactcaccgctgctttgctccccccttgtccccttgatccgtttgctgcgaccagatgatggagcccaggagatggaggtccccgccgccgacgactgctaccccgacggtgcctactactacgtggaggccgctgatgatcaggagtagttaggaggttcccaggcaggaggcctcgcctcgttcgatcgttgtatcttttgtgctagccttctctaaggcaccccacgttttatgtctgtactcagatatttgttgcttccgctgactcgtgtgtttatcgagctttcgtattctagccctcgaggcccctggcttgtaatatgaagctgatgttattttatttgtgtctagagttgtgttgtgatatctccccgtgagtccttgggtttgatcgtacgcatttgcgtgtatgattagcgtacgattaagccgagggcgtcacaacaaCGCCGGATCTGGACGGAtatcgccgccgccgcgccgcctcgcTTCTGCATCGCAGCCAGCCTCGACCTCCAGCTCGCTGCAGAGCCGCCGGCTCGAAGCCAAGCCGGTCCAGCGCGCCTGAGACCCCACACCGCCATCGGATCCGCGCGGAGGCTTTGCCCGAACGACGCAAACGGtcggcggcgaggggaggaggagaatCGGGGAGGGGCGGACGCGATATGCGCCGGAGTGACAGCTGCCCAGGGgcttttttgaaaaaacaaaacgttttttccacttaaggaaggaccgcgggttgattttgAAAAATTAAGGGGACTTTTCTATAAAAttgccacgacggacgacagaagcgaacggtgctttattattagggagagactaccaaaaggactcgtgcgttgcaacaggagaaaaaaaaccacacgtttttaatctttttataatcatttttatttattaaaataataagctaactaactaatgtagtcactcctatcctattttattgagaaatcaacccatccATTGTTAATTTTATCATGACGAGAAATTGAGCGGGCCAAGCAAAACAAAGagactacgtgaattgatcaatggactgttatcttatttcatttatggggtagagaatgtgggatgagatgacaaactgaaggtggtgttccattctctgtctctacgacaatacaatcttacattcaatacattcattcatcagcaaacaaatccccacaaaacaaaatttcttgccgatgTTTGGCACACGATTGGAGGCATGGgaagggatctcaccagatgatgagttcctgccagaggaggggatacgatgaggggttaggcgcctctatctggtcataaggagtcgccgttgccgcgccgtaacctcggagttccccgtgtgagccatggaggcccgcctccacctgcaagtacttcgcgccgccgccgctgttctgtatcgagcagacgcattatccccagtcactgtagttgtcgcgttgatttgatccagaagttgtgctcgagcaccgaaacgggggcagcaagcgggcagaggtacggccgcggaggcgggtgggttgagatcaacAACAGTGGtgattgaggtcggccgcggcggcgagtggtgtgacaGCGGCATGGGCacacgccagggtggaccagggtcgacgcgatgcactcgagcgccgcaatgggggcagtgagcggggagaggtacggccgcggagatgggtgggttgagatcagcagcggtggcggttgaggtcggccgcggcggcgagtggtgtggcggcagcCTGGGCACAggtcagggtggcccagggtcgacgggaagaGGCGATGCGTAcatgtataatttttgcagcgtatCATTTTtttcgttgcagataaatgatggagcgcaagttgaataacaaaaattacagaggcttttttataaaaatgttacgATGGATTTTTCAATGAAAGCAATAGCATTTTTATTAGTATTAGGTATAGATAAAGTAAGAGAAACTTCCGAAATGCCGCGAGTTAGAGCCAAGGCTCGAATCCCCGTCAGTTGCATAGAATAGTTCAGGTAAAGAAAAAGATATCTAATACTGTTATGATTTTAACATCCTGATATCTGGTATGCTCGTTCCCATGAATTAAAGTAATGCATTTTGGGCTCTGACTCCGGCTGCTCAACCCGCGGTGCCCAGCAGAGGTAGGCCGAGGCTCTGTCTGTGCAACGACGTAAAGAAACCGGACAAAATTACGAGCATGAAAATGTTGATGCCTCCGGATACGGTCATCCATTCACAAGCGCCAAGCCTGAAAAATAATTGTTGATCCAGATGGATGCCGTGTACAAAATAGACTCCGTCGACGATTTTTTTTTTCACAATTTTCtttacgactccgacgattcgttGTTCGATCGAGGAGGAGATATTGGCTACCGTTTGATCCACCACCACCTCAATAGACATCGGCCGTTGTTCCATGTCTTCATTCCGAATCACCTTTCGACGTTGAATCACAATTGAGAGAGCAGGCATCTTCTTttttggaaggactactttgatacaacaaattCGTTTTTCAAACATCCAAAATTTCGCCGTCATTTCCGTATGAGTAGGCATCTTTTTCAACCGTAttagagaggggttggtcggctaCGATGAAAAGAGGATGTCATTAGAAAGATTGGTTTCTCCTTTTATCAGAAATGCACTGTCGCGATCcgaatgcttgcatacggagtgccCGATAATCTCATTGACGAGTACGTCCATATGAGTGAGTCTACGTGCCTAGATTCCCTCTATAAGTTCTACaagatttttattgctttgtttgGTTcttgagtacttgagagagcctaCTCCTGAAGATACAACCCATTTGTTGACGATGAATGCCAGCAAgggcttcccagggatgcttgacagcatagactgcatgcactgggAGTGAAAAACCGCCCTTCTACTTGGCAAGGGCAGTATAAGAGCCATGCCAGGGCTTGCATTGTCATACTAGAGGTCGTGGCGTCTCAAGATCTCTGGATCTGACACTTTTTCTTTGACATGGccggatcacacaatgatatcaacgtgatTCAGCGTTCGCTggtgtttgctaggcttgccgaaggcaacaACCCACCGGTGAACTTTACTATCAACAGCCACAACTACGACAAAGGATACTACCTGGGTGCCGATATCTATCCTCTATGGACCACTATTGTCCAGACAAACCCCGATcctgtcggagagaagaggaaaatatttgcctaagagcaagagagtgctaggaaggatgtcgagcatgcctttgatgttttgcaatctcgatggggcatcgttCGGTATCCTACTAATACCTGGAGCACATAAAAACTGCGGAAGGTGATgattgcttgtgtgatcatgcacaatatgatcgtagaagaTGAGTGCCCGGAACGTCTGTACGATCAAGAGTTTCAGTTTTAGGatgagaatgttgtgcctgagcaTGGAGGAGCGGCAACGTTTGAACAATTCATTCAATTTCATCATGACATGCGTGATTGGAAAACTCACGTGCAACTctaaaatgatttggttgagaATATATAGGTTCATGTTGGCAATCAATAGATGTATCTTCTTTATTTGGCTTATAAAACCATGCTATTTTATCCGGTTGAAAAATTGACTATATGTTTGAATGCAAAAGCAATGCAAAAATGAGCTATTTGTTGAAATAGGACGACCAACCGGCTACACCGACACATATGAGTCGGCGCTTTGGACGCAGTGTCGACCAAAAATCTAAAACAGGGCGGACGAccaacccaaacggacaaaaaataGACAAAATCACTGTCCGTTTGGATCGGCCCtttggagttgctctaagcaaTTTGGGCCTCATCAGTTTGTGTCCCAGCCTGGTCATAATAAAGAGTAGTATCATACAGTATAATACTGCATCTGTCACTTTAAGCTGTCCGTAATGgtaagtatcatatactagtatcaataTCATAAGTTACTAGTATCTAGGTTGCCTTATTAATTGTCAGGCATGACACAAAGTACTACTATGTATAATACCCCCTTCGTTCCTAACTGTAAGTCTTTTAAGCAATTTTATTAAGGgattacatacagagcaaaatgaatgaatctacactctaaagtatgtctatatacatccgcatgtagtcctctagtagaatctctaaaaagacttatatcatggaatggagggagtatgataCTACATCCTCTCTTTCCCCATTTAATGGTGTGCCACATCATTAAATAAgcctagttgacatgcatgatactgcttATGATACTTCCATTATGATCAGCCTTAACCAGCGCATGGGGACAAAttttttgttttgaccttttgcctTAACAAACTCCGGAATTGACCTTATTTAAAACAACGAATATGACCTTTTTTTATGACGTCAATATCCCTGATGTCTGGTTTGCGTGGGAGACGCCAAGGTTAGTGACGTCTGGTACGGGCCTGCATGACCGGCTGACCCGTTGAGTCTCTGACGTAGCAAAGGTCCAGACGCCAGAAATCCTGGCGTCTGGTCCACCCTGGCGTCTGGTTTCAAACGTGAGGGACCTTGGCGTCTGCTCTTAGGAGACCACATTTTTTTATATAATATGTGCCACGTCATCCAGATGCCAATCAAACGTCAGGGTACTTGACGTCTGTCTAGGACTAGACGCGAGGGTCCCTGGTGTCTCGTACCAAGCCACGTCACAGACTCAACGGGTAAGTCAGTCATGCCAGCTCATACCAGGCGTCAGGGACCTTGACGTCTCCCATGCAAACCAGACGTAAGGGATGTAGCGTCATAAAAAAATTAGATtcgattttttatttttaaataagATCAATTCTGAATAAGTCAAAACACAAAAATTATCCGTGAATTGGGATATTAGAACAGTTGCTAGGCCCGAATATGCGCCCATAGTTGCCTTGACACCCCCACAGGCCACAGCCCACGAGCGATAATCTGCCTGCCGACGACTCGCCTCTCCATGGCTGACGACGGAGCAGCCGCCGGCGTAGACCCCTCTCCTTCCTCTCACCCTATACATCCCGCGGCGCCGAGCGACCCGCCCCTCGATGCCGCATCCTTCACCCACACCCCGTACTACTGGTAATCGATCCCTCCGCCTTGATTCGTAGAGTACTTGCTCAGATTGGGTACAACCATGGCTCCACCACGCATTCTTAATTCTTTCCCGCCGTGCTCCAACACAGGGGACTCTTGGCAGGATGTGAAAAGGTTTCTTAATTAAGAGGAGAAACCTTCCCTACCCAGTTATTTACCTATATAAAGATTTTACTGATTATGTTGAAGATACTTGATTTTGCGAGTGATGTGCTCAATGGGAATGAAGACCAGGGTTGAGATATACAATTCAGTTCATATTCCTCGTTCCGTCCTAAAACCTTGACTTCTTAGAGTGGGGTCATACTTGAAGTCGaatgatgtactccctccgtcttggTTTATAGGGCGTGCATGTAGTTCTAAGTTATTGATTTGACTAGCTAAATATGAGttatatcgagacggaggaagtacttgCTAGGAATGGCATCATGTTAAAGCTTGTAAATATAAACTGTAGTTGCTAATTGCTACTTCCGTCCTATAACGTAAGAACGTCttacattatgggacggagggagtagcacgtAAGCTTTGGCAGATAACAAGAAGTTATAACTTCTTACTGGGTTTAAAATTGATTGAGTGGTCTTGCTAATTTCTTGGTATACTTTGTTTTACCTTCTTTAGCAAATATGCAATGTGTTTTGTGTGCAATTGGATGCTAGACTGATTTAATTGATTATTAGTTTTACGTAGTGATTCAACAATGCTTTAGTAGTCCCCCTTTGGAAGAACTTGTACACAGCAAGGATGATTCTCCAACTACATTTGTTATCTTATTATTGGTTTATTGCATGCCACTTCTCCTAAACCATCATATATAATGTGTAATGTTCAGATTTCCTTATTTCTTTCATGCGTGTTGAATTATTGATATTCGTCCTCTCGTTTTACTCTCTTCTAAAGTGCTTCTCTTCTCTCAAGCTTATACATACCATGGTGTATTCTATTTTTATTCATTGAATAAAAGTTGCATTTATTTTTCATTATGTAGTGAAGAAAATGTGTACCTGCTATGTAAGGAACTGATTAGAGCTGGACTTGCTGATCCTGCGGGCAATGACCTTTACGCTGTGTTCATATCAAACGAGGAAAAGAAGGTGATTTTATCTTAGATTATTTCCTATGCTTCTACTCTTTTAGTGTGTGTATGTATTATGCTTTTGTTAGCTCCTTTTTTCGTTCATAGTGCAGTTATCCCATTTAATACAACGGTTTTTATGGGTTGTGATGTATTTTTCATTGGAATTTCAGATTCCTCTCTGGTATCAGAAAGCAAGTCGTACTAATGATGGATTTGTCTTGTGGGATTATCATGTAATCTGTATCCAGGTAAAAGCTAAATTAGATTAAGTGTCGCATTTCTCTATATCTTGGCACCATGATAGACCTCTACGagaatttaattatttttaatgAATAGTGAGAGGTTTTAGATGAAGTAAGAAACCTTGTTTATGAGAAATAAATTATGGGTAAGGACATGTTTGAATCTTCACACACTATGACTATTTGGACAACGATTTTGTTTTCCGTAACATGTTTGGCATGCCAAAGTTGCATAACATCATTGTTTACCTGTCAGTCACTAGCCAAGAGTTGCCTAatctatttgtggtggccaaccaAGCGTCCCATTTACCATGTATTGTTTCTGGTTTGACAAATGAAATTTGTCCCGAGTATTGTAGATTTTGGAATCTAGATTTTTTTTCATGTATGGGTTCCCTTATCGTTTTTTATCCTTCATTGATGTTCATAAGATGAAAAATGGATGGTAGGGAGATGCTGTGATCATTGTGGCATTCTGATATATCATTGTTAGTACTCAGCTTTGATATATGCATTGAGATTTGGATTTATTGCTTATAGAAAAGCATTGCTTTTTGTATGAATAGCATTTCATGGTACCTAATCATTGGTGTGCATATGAAAGTCTAGGCGAAACAAAGGAGATGTTCTTGATCTTGTTTGGGATTTGGACTCCACTCTTCCTTTTCCTTGTCCTTTCCTCCAGTACGTTGCTGACGCCATTCAACCACTGGCATTTGGTGACTCCATCTATGGAAGGTAATGTTCTGTTGCTCTAGGTGTAACATTGGTGAGATCAAATTGTGATGGTGTCCATGGAAGATTACTCTTAAAACAATGTGTCAATCTCCTCATATAGGTGAAACCTGATGCATATTAGTTCGAAATTACTCTTTTGTGTGTGCAAATTATTGTGTTTCATTGACTGATGGAGGACAGATAACCTATGTTAGTTACGCTGACACAAGATAGTGTTGATGTCGCGAGAATGGcgttttggagctcggcctccatggaggccgaaacTTTTGGAAAAATCAAAATTCGAAAATTTtagtttcaaaaattctgaaaaaatacaaCTAAACAAGGGTGTGATCCGTGTGTGTCTAAAATTTCAGGTCGAA encodes:
- the LOC123439817 gene encoding protein N-terminal glutamine amidohydrolase isoform X1, with amino-acid sequence MADDGAAAGVDPSPSSHPIHPAAPSDPPLDAASFTHTPYYCEENVYLLCKELIRAGLADPAGNDLYAVFISNEEKKIPLWYQKASRTNDGFVLWDYHVICIQSRRNKGDVLDLVWDLDSTLPFPCPFLQYVADAIQPLAFGDSIYGRLFRVVHGPVFLRSFASDRSHMKDPMGNWIELPPMYEPIVAEDGSTNNLNEYIAMSNNDVGDLESMVNDVYHNKHGVVINETLLPLLFSRLPE
- the LOC123439817 gene encoding protein N-terminal glutamine amidohydrolase isoform X2 codes for the protein MADDGAAAGVDPSPSSHPIHPAAPSDPPLDAASFTHTPYYCEENVYLLCKELIRAGLADPAGNDLYAVFISNEEKKIPLWYQKASRTNDGFVLWDYHVICIQYVADAIQPLAFGDSIYGRLFRVVHGPVFLRSFASDRSHMKDPMGNWIELPPMYEPIVAEDGSTNNLNEYIAMSNNDVGDLESMVNDVYHNKHGVVINETLLPLLFSRLPE